From Triticum aestivum cultivar Chinese Spring chromosome 4A, IWGSC CS RefSeq v2.1, whole genome shotgun sequence, a single genomic window includes:
- the LOC123083303 gene encoding probable carboxylesterase 5 produces MHANKTSPANEKEGRDISVDMYPFIRKYKDGSIERFLRSPFVLASSDQGGNRGVATRDVVVDKATGVSVRLFLPSRAAETAGRNGLPVVLYVHGGSFCTESAFGRTYHRYTTSLAASAGVLVVSVEYRLAPEFPIPTAYDDAWAALQWASSLSDPWLASYADPARTFLAGDSAGGNIVYHTAVRASHEVNDEMMDIAGLIMVHPYFWGAKRLPSELAWADDSEGAAAVFPPYGVDRLWPFVTAGLAGNDDHRIDPPVSEIKSLACRRVLMAVAGKDTLRERGLDPAARMRDHDAPWPWMMQRHREVTVVESEGEDHGFHLYSPLRATSKRLMGSIVEFINQRPNSSLANRMVLGVPTTPFKDVFAYGMAMKSWGTRSSMPRNGAAVPWTRVINIFF; encoded by the coding sequence ATGCATGCAAACAAGACTTCTCCAGCGAATGAGAAGGAGGGACGTGACATCTCGGTGGACATGTACCCCTTCATACGCAAGTACAAGGACGGCAGCATCGAGCGTTTCCTGCGCAGCCCATTCGTGCTGGCGTCGTCGGATCAGGGCGGCAACCGCGGGGTGGCGACGAGGGACGTCGTTGTCGACAAGGCCACCGGCGTGTCTGTGCGCCTATTCCTCCCGTCCCGTGCCGCCGAGACCGCTGGCAGGAATGGGCTACCTGTCGTCCTCTACGTCCATGGTGGCTCGTTCTGCACGGAGAGCGCTTTCGGCCGGACGTACCACCGGTACACGACCTCCCTCGCCGCCAGCGCCGGAGTCCTCGTCGTGTCAGTGGAGTACCGTCTAGCTCCGGAGTTCCCCATACCCACGGCCTACGACGACGCGTGGGCCGCGCTCCAGTGGGCGTCGTCCCTGTCCGACCCGTGGCTGGCCAGCTATGCCGACCCTGCGCGCACGTTCCTGGCCGGCGACAGCGCCGGCGGCAACATCGTTTACCACACAGCAGTCCGCGCCAGCCACGAAGTCAACGACGAGATGATGGACATTGCGGGGCTGATCATGGTACACCCTTACTTCTGGGGAGCCAAGCGGCTGCCCTCGGAGCTCGCGTGGGCGGACGACAGCGAGGGCGCAGCGGCGGTGTTCCCGCCGTACGGGGTGGACCGGCTGTGGCCGTTCGTCACGGCCGGCCTGGCCGGCAACGACGACCACCGGATCGACCCTCCAGTCTCAGAGATCAAATCGCTGGCCTGCCGCCGCGTGCTCATGGCCGTAGCCGGGAAGGACACTCTGCGGGAGCGCGGCCTCGACCCGGCGGCCCGTATGCGTGATCACGACGCGCCATGGCCTTGGATGATGCAGCGGCACCGCGAGGTGACGGTAGTGGAGTCGGAGGGCGAGGACCACGGCTTCCACCTCTACAGTCCTCTGAGAGCCACAAGCAAGAGGCTCATGGGGAGCATCGTGGAGTTCATAAACCAGCGGCCCAACTCGTCGCTTGCTAATCGTATGGTGCTTGGCGTGCCCACGACGCCGTTCAAGGACGTGTTTGCGTATGGCATGGCCATGAAGTCCTGGGGCACACGGTCCAGTATGCCACGTAACGGTGCTGCGGTTCCGTGGACTCGTgtgatcaacatttttttctaG